ATTCGGTGAACGTCTCGGGGTCGAAAGTATAGTTGGGATCGGGGATGACGACGGTGACGTGGAGTTCGCCGACGGGGCGCTTCTCGACCTTCTTGGCGATGCTCACGGGAAAGTGCGCGAGCAGTTTGCCATCGGCGTCGCGGGCTTGGAGGACGTTGTCGGCGAGGCGGACCTCGAGGCGGGCGGCTTTGGCGGTGAACGGAGCGAGCTTGATGGCGGGAACGGAAAGCGGGGTGCCAGCGGCGAGGGTGTTCCAGTTGACGGACGGGTTGAGTGACTGGAGGTAACGTGCGCTGGAGTGGGTGAGTTCGGAGACGAGCTCGAGCGGTGTTTCGTGAGCGAGGGCGGTTTGCTGGGATTTTTCGAGCCAGGTTTTGCCCAATGGCAGAAGCGTGGCCAGGTCCTCTTCGGTAAGGGCAAGCTGCGTGAGTGGCGGGGTGTCGAGCAGGAGGGCAGCCTGCGTGGAGTCGTCGAGGCGGCCGGTGGGCTTGAGGCCGGCGGATTCTTGAAAGGCGCGCAAGGCGGCGGCGGATTGGGCGCCGGCTACACCGTCGATGGGGCCGCTGGAAAAGCCGTGGCGGGCGAGGGCGATCTGCGCTTCGAGCCAGGATTCCACGGGGCGCGGGTAGGTGCGGGGGGCGGGCGGTGGGGTGAATTCGACGAGCGGCGACGAAGGCGCGGCGGGTTGCGCGGGGAGGAAAGCGGCGGTGGTGAGGCCGAGGCTGAAAAGAGTGATGAGGAGACGGAGCGAAGGCACGGGTTAGGGCGGAGTTTTCCCTGCGGACAGCGGGGCGTCGAGGTGGTTCTTGTTTATGAGTTGGAGTGCGTGCTCCGGCGGCGGGTGATGGAAACTCTGTTTGTAATCGGGTCGGGTGCGCGGGATAACCGAGGTAAATGGGACGAAGTGTTGTTAATAATCCGACGTTGAGGTGCGTGCGTTGCCAGCATGTGCCGCGCTGGTGCGTATGCGAAGGGCTGAGGATCGTGGAGTGTCCGCTGGCAGTGGATGTGATGATGCATTCGCGGGAATTTTTTAGGCCGAGCAGCACGGGGCATCTGATCCAGCGCGTGGTGACGGGTGCGCGCACGCATGTGTGGCGGCACGATGCGACGCCGGCGCGGGAGAGTGTGGTGCGCGAAGGCAAAGAGCTGTGGGTGCTGCATCCGCTCGGCGAACTGATGCCGACGACGGGCGTGAACGTGGACAACGTGCAGGTGTTGTTGTTGGACGGCAGCTGGGGCGAGGCGGCCGACATGAAGAAAGATGTCGAAGGCTGGGGGCGGCGGGTGAGCCTGCCGATGACGGGGACGAGCCGGTATCTGCTGCGCGCGCAGCAGGGGCCGGGGCAGTTTTCGACGATGGAGGCGTTGTTGTTTGTGTTGTCGGCGCTGGGGCTGAAGGAGGTGCACGATGCGCTTCGGGTGCAGCTGGAGTTACACGTGTATGCGGGGCTGCGGACGCGCGGGCAGTCGGTGATGGCGGCGGATTTTCTGGCGACGTCGCCATTGCGCACGGTGATGCCGGAGGTGATCGCGCGGATGCATCCGCAGTCGCCGGACGAGAAGGCGGCGTTCAGCGCATTGCTGAAGGAGCGGACGGCGGTGGCCCGAGTGTTAAAGGATGCGTGAGGCTTGAGAGCGGAGGGACGGAGGACGGAGATCGGAATACGGAGGGTTCCGATTTCGGGGAGGGCTCGGTGACGGTTAGCGCTGGGTTACATTGGGCGGTAAATGCGAGGGGAGTTTGCGAAGCGTGGAAGAGTCGGCTTACGTCGCGATGTTCTGTCAGCCCTTACTTAACCCTGAATTAATTCATATGAGTTCTACCATTGTTCCGATGATTCCTTGCAGCGCGGCTGGTCCGCTTGGCGTGCTTCACCTCCCCCGTCTTTGGCTGAAAGTGTCGCTTGAGGCGTGCGGCAAACTGGATCCGGCTTATCCCGGCATCGGCAAGGGCTTCGATCAAATCGTGATCGATATGCTCGGCCTGAAGGCGGACGCGGTGCGCGATTTTATCACGAAGGAAAAGCCTTCGTATGCGCAGTTCGAATCGTGGGTGAAGTCGCAGGCGGGCGTGAAGCTCGACCGTGCGAATGTTTACAAGCTCAACTCGGTCGTGCTCGGCTATCATCACGATGACGAGACGCGCAAAGCTGTGCTCAAGGCCGCGGGTTATCCGGATGACGGCAGTGTCCAGGGTTCAGCGGTCGAGTTGAACGCGATCGACGACTGGGCGGCATTTCATGCCTCCGTGCTGAAGTAAGCTGACCGACAACGATGAAGCCCGCACTCGAGTGATGAAAGGGGAGTGCGGGCTTCACTATGTGCCAATGGCACGACCGATGTTCTAACCTAAACCGGTCAAAGCACTTTTTTGCCGATGAAAATCGCCGCGACCACGAAGATGATCACCAAGGCGAGGAAGATGAAGAAAAGCACTTTCGCGATAGCGATCGAAGCGCCCGCGATGGTGGTGAAGCCGAGTGCGCCGGCGACGAGTGCGATCAGGAAAAAGATGAGGGCCCATTTAAGCATAAAGAGAGGAGGTTGTTCCGGCAGACCGGCTTTGGGTAAACCGGTTCCGACACGCTTTGCGGCGGGTAAGCACGGCGGTTATTTGCGGGGTGAGGTCTTGCGGGTGTGGAGTGTTTTTCGCGCGGCCTCGGCAAGTTTCTCGTAATCGGCGCGGATGCGGTCGAGTTCGGCTTCTTCAAGGTCCTCGAGGTCGAGCAGCGCATTGTGCGCCCGGCTGTTGGCGCGGATGAGTTCGTCGATCTTCAGGTGCAATGCCTCGGAGTCGCGGTTCTGGGTGTTCTGGATGAGGAACACCATGAGGAACGTCACGATGGTCGTGCCGGTGTTGATGATGAGCTGCCAGGTGTCGCTGAAATGAAACAAGGGTCCCGACACGGCCCAGATGATCAGCACGAGCACGGCGATGCCGAAGGCGAGTGGCTGGCCCGAGGCGCGCGCGATGCGTTTGGCGAAGCGGGTGAAAAAAGAGTGCGGTCGGTTGGCTTTCATTAAGGCGGAGAGAGGGAGGGGACGGGATGTGTCCACGCAGCCTCCTACTAGACCGACTTAACCCAAACAGGTAACGCGGCTTCGGGCCGGAATTAGATCACGACCGAAGGGGTGGGTTCCGCTCCGCCCATATCGGGCAGGAACGGAATGGCGGGGCGCTCGGTGATTTCGAGCTGGAGAAACTCGCAGGCGGATTCCCACGTGGAAAACACCTCGAAGACGTGGCGGCCGGCCATGATGCGTTTATACACCATCGAACCGGCGGTGGCGGCCGGCGATGAAGTGATGACCGCCCACCGGCTGGTGCTCGTCTGGGTTTCGGACTTCAGGAAATCGACCAGCCCGTTCAAATCATCGAGACCTGCTGACGGCGTCATGCGGGAGATATCCACGATGCCGGGATACGTTTTCGAATAGGCCGGATCGTTCCACAAGCGCCGGACGCAGGCGATGATCTGGGTGAGCGAGAACCGTCCTTCGAAGGCTTGGAAGATGACCTTCCGATCGGAATCGATCATGTATCCGTAATTCATTACGTCATGTGCGGCGCTCATGGTGGATTGCCGGTTGAGCAAAAAGCAGGCCGGTTTGTTATCAAGGAACCTTTTGACCGCGGGCGGCGGCGAGCAGCGAATACCATTCTTCGCGGGTGAGCACGACGTCGTCGGCTGCGGTGCTGGCGCGAACGCGGTCGGCCTTGGTCGTGCCGATGATCGGTTGCATGCCGGCGGGGTGGCGGAGAATCCAGGCGAGCAGGATGGCCTCGGCGGAGACTTTTTTCGCTGCGGCGAGCTCGGTGATAAGCGGAGCGGCGGGGTGGTCGGGCTTGAAGAGCTTGCCTCCGCCCACGGGTGACCACGGTTGAACGAGGATTTCGTGACGACGGCAGTAATCGAGGGTGCCGGAAGCGAGGTTGGCCTCGGCCATGGCGCCGGTGCGGTTGGCCATGAAGCCCTCGACCACGAGGGCGGGCTGGGCGAGGGAGAATTCGAGCTGGTTTACCACGAGAGGCTGGCGGACGTAGTGACGCAGCAGCTCGATCTGGGCGGGCGTGTGGTTGCTCACACCAAAGTGGCGGACCTTGCCGGAGCGGAGTAGTTCGTCGAAGGCGCGGGCGACCTCGGCGGGTTCGCCGAGCGGGTCGGGGCGATGGAGGAGCAGCAGATCGAGATGATCGACGCCGAGGCGGGCGAGGATGGCTTCGGTAGAGCGGATGATGTGGTCGTAGCTGAAGTCGTAGCGCGCGGGTTCGCCGCTGAGGTAGGCGTCGTTGGCGAAGCGGATGCCGACCTTGGACTGGAGGACGATGCGGTCGCGGAGGCCGGGAGTGGATTTGAGGATGCGGCCGAAGAGCGTCTCGGATTTGCCGGCGGTGTAGATGTCGGCGTGGTCGAAGAAGTTGATGCCACAGTCGAGCGCGGCGGCGACGGTGTCGCGGGCGGTTTTCTCGATTTCGGAAGAGATGGGCTCATGATCCCACGTGCCGCCGATCTTCATGCAACCATAGGCGATGCGGGAAACAGTGAGGTCGGTCTTGGGGATGCGGTAGGTTTTCATGGGGTAGTAAGCAGAATGTGATTTCCAGCGTGCACGTCTTCATGACGGGGCCGCAAGAGAATGCTTTTTCCTGCAAATTTGCAGCAGCAGGCTTCTGTTGCGGGCAAGGCAGACGCGTCATTAGCTCACAGTTTATCGTTATGATTCTGGCCGCCGATCTGCACATTCATTCCCGCTATGCGAGCGCGGTGTCGAAGGACATGACTCTGGAGAATATTTCGCTCTATGCGCGCAAGAAGGGCGTGGATCTGATCGGCACGGGCGATTGCGTGCAGCCGGACTGGTTAAGGGAATTGGAGGCGGGTTTGCAGCCGGTGAAAAGCCAGCCGGGATTTTTTGCGCTGCGGAAAGAGCTCGGTGAAGCGGCGTCGGCGCAGTTGTCGGAGAAGCTGCGCAGGCCGCTGCGGTTTTTGTTGAGCACGGAGATTCATTGTTCACCGGCGGGAACGGCGGAACTACGCGGACCGCATCACCTGGTTTATTTTCCGACGTTTGACGTGGCGTGGGCGTTTCATCGGAAGCTTTCGCCTTACGGTGATCTTAACGAGGGGCGTCCGCGGGTGAGGCTGTCGTCGCGCGAGTTGCTGGAGATGGTGCTGGAGCACGGCGAAGGCTCGGAATTTGCTCCGGCGCATTGGTTGAATCCGTTTTTCTCGATCTGCGGGAGTCAGGGCGGTGGCGATGGAACGCTCGTGGAGCAATTTGGTTCGCTCGCGCCGCACGTGACACTGGTTGAAACGGGGCTGACTTCCACGCCGCCGATGTGCCGGCGGGTGTCGGGCTTGGACGGGCGACGGTTGTATTCAAATTCGGATGCGCACTCGTTGGAGAACATCGGGCGCGAGGTGACGTTGATCGAGGGTGCGACGGATTATGAGGCGGTCTTTGCGGCTCTGCGTGGAATCGGATCGGGGCGCGTGGTGAGCACGGTGAAGTATGCGATCGAGCGCACGCGTTACTTCCGCAACTGGTGCGGGATTTGTCAGGAATCGGTCGATGGGATGCTGTGCCCGACCTGTGGACGAAAGCTGGCGATGGGATCGCGAGATCGCGTGGAGCAGATCGCGGATCGGGCGGAGCCGGTGTTTCCGGCGGATGCGCCGCCGTGGATGATGATTCTTCCGCTGGCGGAAGTGTTGTCGGACGTGCTCGGGGTGGACGACAGCGCGAAGGCGGTGCAGCAACAGCACGCGCGGTTGTTGGAAGAGCTGGGGAATGAGCGCTATATTTTGACCGAGGCCACGCATGATGAAATCGCGCGCGTGGGCACGGCGCAACTGGCGCGAATCATCGTTGGCCAGCGGACACAGCCGCCCGGACGGAAGCCGCCGAAACTTAAGCGGGCGGGCGGCGACGACCAGTTCTCACTGGGCATCAGTTAACGGTCCTTGAGCCAACGCGGGACGGCTGCGAAGGGCGCTCGCGGCCGCTTCGATGTCGGAGCCCGATGCGTTTTGGAAAACGCGCAGGTCAAATTGTCCGATCACGGCCAGCAAGTGATCGAAGATGTCGGACTGCACATCCTCATAAAAAGCCCAGCGGATATCGGTGGTGAAAACGTAGAGTTCAAGCGGGACGCCATGTTCGGTGGGCTGGAGCTGGCGCACGAGGAACGTCATGTCCTGATGGATACCCGGATGAGCTTTCAAGTAGGCGATGCAGTAGGCGCGGAAGGTGCCGAGGTTGGTGAGCCGGCGCCCATTGCCGAGCACGCCGGTGTCTTGGCCGGGCTGATTCTTTTCTGAGGCGATGGCGGCTAGTTTTTCATCGAGGTAGGGCTTGAGCAGTCGAAGGCCGTTCCAGCGGGCGAGTTGCTGCTCGGTGGCGAAGGCCACGGTATGCATATCGATGTAGAGCGATCGCTTGATGCGGCGACCGCCGCTGTCGGTCATGCCGCGCCAGTTTTTGAAGGAGTCGGAGATGAGCGAGTAGGTCGGGATGGTGGTGATGGTCTTGTCCCAGTTGCGCACCTTGACGGTGGTGAGGGAGACATCGATTACATCGCCGTCGGCGCCGTTTTTCGGCATCTCGATCCAATCGCCGACGCGGACGAGTTGGTTGACGGAGATCTGGATGCCGGCGACGAAGCCGAGGATGGCATCTTTGAAGATGAGGATGATGATGGCGGTGAGGGCGCCGATGCCGGAGAGGAAATACACCGGCGATTTTCCCATGAGGGCGGCGAGGATGAAGATGCCGGTGATGAGCGTGGCGAGCAGCATGATGCCCTGAGTGAAACCCTTGATGGGAATCTGCGCGCCGCGTGTGGTGCGACCGAGGATCAGCTGCGCGGTGTTGAGGAGGGCGTGAAGAACCATCAGGCCGATGATGAGCAGGTAAATGCTGGTGGCGGTTTCGACGGCGGCGAGGGTCTCGGAGTTGTGCCCGAGTGCAACGGGGCCGAGCGCATCGATGACAAGGGCGGGAGCGAGGTGGGAGAGCCGGGTGAACACGCCGGTTTCAAGCAGCACGTCGTCCCACGTGACGGTGGTGCGCTTGGCGATGGATTTAACCGTCCGGAGAATGATGTGCTTGGCGATCCAGTTGGCGGCGAAGGCCAGCAGGAGCATGGCGACAACGGACGAGGCACGGGCGAGCCAAAGTGATTGTTCGAGCGAGGCGCCATGGGCCTGCAACCAGAGGGTGAATTTGTCTATGAACGATTCCATCACCGTCCATTCAAAGGCGTGCCGCCGCATCTGGCTAGACGCGATCAGAGGCGGCGGCAGTTTTTATCAGGAACGGATCGCGGGCTTCATCAACGAGGATGCGGCGGTGCCGGCGAGGATGAGGGTGCCGCCCAGCAGTTCGAGAGCGGTGAAGTGTTCGTGGAAGAAGGTGACTCCGCCGATGGCAATCCCGAGGGGCACGAGCATTTGCAGGAGGGAACCCTCGGACACAGAGAGATTGCGAAAGGCGTGGGTCATGAGGAGTTGTCCTGCTGCGGCGGATACGCTCGCGAGAATCAGCAGGCTGGCCGTGATCGGAGTGAGTGAAGGGAGGTGGGCCACGGCGGGACCGGCGCAGATCAGCAGGCCGTAAACGCATTGGGCGGCGAAGATG
This window of the Rariglobus hedericola genome carries:
- a CDS encoding L,D-transpeptidase family protein, with translation MPSLRLLITLFSLGLTTAAFLPAQPAAPSSPLVEFTPPPAPRTYPRPVESWLEAQIALARHGFSSGPIDGVAGAQSAAALRAFQESAGLKPTGRLDDSTQAALLLDTPPLTQLALTEEDLATLLPLGKTWLEKSQQTALAHETPLELVSELTHSSARYLQSLNPSVNWNTLAAGTPLSVPAIKLAPFTAKAARLEVRLADNVLQARDADGKLLAHFPVSIAKKVEKRPVGELHVTVVIPDPNYTFDPETFTESAEAQTLGRKLILAPGPNNPVGVAWIGLDRPGYGIHGTPTPEHVGRTESHGCFRLANWDARTLLSLAWTGLPVTVLP
- a CDS encoding DTW domain-containing protein, with product MRCQHVPRWCVCEGLRIVECPLAVDVMMHSREFFRPSSTGHLIQRVVTGARTHVWRHDATPARESVVREGKELWVLHPLGELMPTTGVNVDNVQVLLLDGSWGEAADMKKDVEGWGRRVSLPMTGTSRYLLRAQQGPGQFSTMEALLFVLSALGLKEVHDALRVQLELHVYAGLRTRGQSVMAADFLATSPLRTVMPEVIARMHPQSPDEKAAFSALLKERTAVARVLKDA
- a CDS encoding DUF5069 domain-containing protein yields the protein MSSTIVPMIPCSAAGPLGVLHLPRLWLKVSLEACGKLDPAYPGIGKGFDQIVIDMLGLKADAVRDFITKEKPSYAQFESWVKSQAGVKLDRANVYKLNSVVLGYHHDDETRKAVLKAAGYPDDGSVQGSAVELNAIDDWAAFHASVLK
- a CDS encoding DUF1328 domain-containing protein — encoded protein: MLKWALIFFLIALVAGALGFTTIAGASIAIAKVLFFIFLALVIIFVVAAIFIGKKVL
- a CDS encoding low affinity iron permease family protein; this translates as MKANRPHSFFTRFAKRIARASGQPLAFGIAVLVLIIWAVSGPLFHFSDTWQLIINTGTTIVTFLMVFLIQNTQNRDSEALHLKIDELIRANSRAHNALLDLEDLEEAELDRIRADYEKLAEAARKTLHTRKTSPRK
- a CDS encoding aldo/keto reductase, with product MKTYRIPKTDLTVSRIAYGCMKIGGTWDHEPISSEIEKTARDTVAAALDCGINFFDHADIYTAGKSETLFGRILKSTPGLRDRIVLQSKVGIRFANDAYLSGEPARYDFSYDHIIRSTEAILARLGVDHLDLLLLHRPDPLGEPAEVARAFDELLRSGKVRHFGVSNHTPAQIELLRHYVRQPLVVNQLEFSLAQPALVVEGFMANRTGAMAEANLASGTLDYCRRHEILVQPWSPVGGGKLFKPDHPAAPLITELAAAKKVSAEAILLAWILRHPAGMQPIIGTTKADRVRASTAADDVVLTREEWYSLLAAARGQKVP
- a CDS encoding endonuclease Q family protein, producing the protein MHVFMTGPQENAFSCKFAAAGFCCGQGRRVISSQFIVMILAADLHIHSRYASAVSKDMTLENISLYARKKGVDLIGTGDCVQPDWLRELEAGLQPVKSQPGFFALRKELGEAASAQLSEKLRRPLRFLLSTEIHCSPAGTAELRGPHHLVYFPTFDVAWAFHRKLSPYGDLNEGRPRVRLSSRELLEMVLEHGEGSEFAPAHWLNPFFSICGSQGGGDGTLVEQFGSLAPHVTLVETGLTSTPPMCRRVSGLDGRRLYSNSDAHSLENIGREVTLIEGATDYEAVFAALRGIGSGRVVSTVKYAIERTRYFRNWCGICQESVDGMLCPTCGRKLAMGSRDRVEQIADRAEPVFPADAPPWMMILPLAEVLSDVLGVDDSAKAVQQQHARLLEELGNERYILTEATHDEIARVGTAQLARIIVGQRTQPPGRKPPKLKRAGGDDQFSLGIS
- a CDS encoding mechanosensitive ion channel family protein; protein product: MESFIDKFTLWLQAHGASLEQSLWLARASSVVAMLLLAFAANWIAKHIILRTVKSIAKRTTVTWDDVLLETGVFTRLSHLAPALVIDALGPVALGHNSETLAAVETATSIYLLIIGLMVLHALLNTAQLILGRTTRGAQIPIKGFTQGIMLLATLITGIFILAALMGKSPVYFLSGIGALTAIIILIFKDAILGFVAGIQISVNQLVRVGDWIEMPKNGADGDVIDVSLTTVKVRNWDKTITTIPTYSLISDSFKNWRGMTDSGGRRIKRSLYIDMHTVAFATEQQLARWNGLRLLKPYLDEKLAAIASEKNQPGQDTGVLGNGRRLTNLGTFRAYCIAYLKAHPGIHQDMTFLVRQLQPTEHGVPLELYVFTTDIRWAFYEDVQSDIFDHLLAVIGQFDLRVFQNASGSDIEAAASALRSRPALAQGPLTDAQ